The Phycisphaeraceae bacterium genome segment CTGGATCAACTGGGCGATGACATTCAGCGCCCCCGTTACGCCGTGCGCGACGGGATGCTGGTCATCTCCAGCGAAGACCAGCTCCGCAAGCACGTGGTGACGCTGACCTATGACATCCGCGACCTGCTGTTCGAGGTGCCCTACTTCGACAACGCGCCGGTCATGGATCTGGACGCGGTTCTGAACGGCGGGGCCGCGACCCGCGCCGCCAACGCCACACGCAGCAGCGCCATGGCCAAGGCCGGGCTGGGCACGGGCGTGAGCGGCTCGTCCGAGGCGTTCGGGTCCGAGTCCTCGCGCAACGGCAACGTCTTCCGCGAGGGCGGCAAGGACCCCGAGCGGCGCACCCGCAAGGAGATCGTCGACGGCATCATCTCCACCATTCAGCAGCACATCGACGCCGACTCGTGGAAGGACTTCGGCGGCGACACCGGCGTGCTCCATGAGCTGGGCGGCAACCTGGTCATCACCCAGACCCCGCGAAACCACCAGCAGATCGAAGGCCTCCTCAGCCAGCTGCGCGAGATCCGTTCGCTGCAGATCAACATCGAGTCGCGGTTCCTCACGGTGGACATGAACTGGTTCGAGAAGATCGGGTTCGACTTGGACCTGTACTTCAACACCAACAAGACCATGTTCAACCAGGCCCGTGCGGTCGATCCGCTCTTCCAGCCCGGCGACTTCTTCGATAATCGCGGCCGGCTGAAGGATCCGCTGGTCTTCGATTCCTTCACTCGGACCAATCAGTTCGCGAACCAGGTGGCGCACGGGGCTCAGTTCGGCATTCCCGACCCCACCAACCCCTCCAACATCATCTACGTGACCGGCCCGGTCGGTCCGCCCATCCGCAACACCAAGGGGTGGTCGCCCTTCGGCATCACGCAGGATTCACTGAACCTCGTTGACCTGCTGGGCGGCTTCGGCGCTGACTCCTTCGCGGGCACCGTGCTCACGGGCAACCCTGCGGTGTCGATGGGCATCCAGTTCCTGGACGACATCCAGGTGGACCTGCTCATCGAGGCCACCCAGGCCGACAAGCGCTCCGTGGTGCTCACCGCGCCGCGCCTTTCGCTGTTCAACGGCCAGCGCGCCTGGGTGCTGGTCGGCACGCAGCAGGCCATCGTGACCTCGCTGGTTCCCGTGGTGGGCGACAACTCCGGCGCCTTCTTCCCCATCACCAACACGCTCACCGACGGCGTGGTGCTGGACGTTGAGGCCGTGGTGTCCGCCGATCGTCGTTATGTCACGCTGACCGTCATCACCGGTCTGCGCAGCATCATCTCCATCGACACCCTGGAGTTCTCCGGCGCCGCGGGCGGCGGCGGGCAGATCGGCGGCGGGCAGGCCAACACCTTCACCGGGTCGATCTCGCTGCCCACCGTGGAAGTGGCCCTCATCAACACCACGACCACCGTGCCGGACAAGGGCACCATGCTGATCGGCGGCCAGCGCCTGGTGCGCGAGGTCGAGGTGGAGACGGGCGTGCCGATTCTCTCCAAGATTCCGTTCATCAACCGCTTCTTCACCAACCGCGTCACGTCCAAGGATGAGAGCACGCTGCTGATTCTCATCCGTCCCGAGATCATCATCCAGCAGGAGAACGAGGATCTGCTCTTCCCCGGTCTGGCTGACAACCTGGGCGGCGCCTACTGATTCAGTCAGGGTTCGTTGAACGATGCCCACAGGGGGCGGTCGAAAGACCGCCCCTTTTCTTTCTCAGCGTCTGCTTTCAGGGCTACCATGTTGCCCGGATCGCGGGCGGAAGGTACGCTTGCGCACACGGACCACCAGCAGTTCACAACGGAGTGCCCCGCCCATGCAATCGTCCGGTTCACGGCTTCACGTCACCGAGCAGAACGGCGTGACGAAGTTCGAGTTTCTGGACCGCAATATCCTGGACGAGGCGAACATCCAGCAGATTGGCGAGGACATCTGCCAGGTGATTGATGCGCAGCCGCGGCCCAGGATTCTGATCTCCTTCAAGAACGTGGATCACCTGTCCTCCGCGGCCCTGGGCACGCTGATCACGATCAACAACAAGGTGCGCGCCAAGGACGGGCAGCTGCGCCTGGCGGAGATCGATCCTCAGATCTATGAAATCTTCGTCATCACCCGTCTGAACAAGATGTTTCACATCCACGAGACGTCACCCGAGGCGATGGCCAGCTTCGCGTGATCCGCGCGCCTCGCGACCCCTCCGACATGCATTCGAGCACGCGTCTCATGTCGCCCGATGCCGCGCGCCTGGTGCTGCCCTCAAGGCGCGACGACGTCGAGGCGGCCCTGCAGCGCATCATGCGCGACGTGGAGTGCTGCGGCATGGGCCGCGCCGAGTGCTTCGCCGTGCGTCTGGCGCTGGAGGAGGCCCTCTCCAACGCCCTGCGCCACGGGAACCAGAACGACCCAGCCAAGCACATCACGCTGGCGTATCGCGTCACCCCGGACTCCGTCGAGGTCGAGGTGGAGGACGAGGGCTCCGGGTTCGTGCCCGATGCCGTGCCGGACCCGACCCTGGATGAGAACATCGTGATTCCGTCCGGGCGCGGCCTGATGCTCATGCGCGCCTACATGTCGGAAGTGTGCTACAACGACCGCGGCAACCGCGTGTACCTGCGATACAACCGCTCCGGCTGAGCAGCGCGCGTCAGGATCGGGAAATCCCTGAGGCGCACGTCATGCACGGGCGGCGCGCCATGTCACTCGAACCGTCGCTGGAATCGAGCCGGTCAGAGTCCCGCGTCGAAGAACTTCAGCACCGCCGGGCCGACTTCGATCTCCACCCCGTCCTCCACGCGGACTTTTTCGACACGGCTGCCGTTGACCTTCATGCCGGCCTTGGAGCCGAGGTCGCGGACGATCAGGTCATCGCCCTCGGCCTCGATCGAGCAGTGCTCGCGCGAGACGGACTGGGCGTTGATGCGGATGTCGCACGACTCGTCGCGGCCGACGATCACTTCCTGCTTATCGCCGAGGGCGAACTGCCGAAGCACTTCCCCCTTGCGAGAGCAGACATGAAGCTCGTACATTCCTTGTTCTCCGTGATGAGCGAACGGAGCGTCAAGCGTGGATCGAGGCGCTCCCGGGAACCCCGGCGTCACCCCATTGTGCCACACGAATCCCGTTCTGACAAGGACTTAGAGCACACTTCGGAGAAACCCCCAACTCATCCTCACGATTCTTCATCGGTCATGGGCAGAAAGTCGTCCGGCTCACTGAGAAACGCGGAGGTCCGGGCTGACGGGTCGCCATCCGCGTCGTTCTCGATCGTCGCCTCCTCGATGAAAGGCGGGAACTCAGCAACATCAATGTTATCGGACTCAATCCGCAGCCGTACGCCGCCCACACGAGCCGTTCGGCCCGGCTTCAGTCGCTTCCACCGCACCCGCTCACCATCCACCACGGTTCCGGTTCGCGAGCCGGCGTCCGCGATGCACCAATCCTCACCCTCGCGGTAGAGCACGCCGTGCAGGCGAGACACCGCGGGGTCATCAATCACCAGGTCGCGCTCGAATCCCCGGCCGAAGGTGAGTTTTCGTCGCCCGAACAACTCGATGCGAGCCAATGTTCGATCCGATTCGTCGGTCATGACGAGGATGGGCATGGCCGTGCTCCACACCGGGCTATGCAACCGCCCGGAACGACTCGCCGACCCATGTGGCGGCGGCGTCCGACCACGGGGCGTCCGACGCCGTCGCCGCGCCGATGAGCCACGCGTACACCCGTCCGATGCGGATGGGACGATCTTCCTGCATCACCGCCCGATCCACGGGCCGCTCATCGTCATACATGCCGCGAGCCGCGCTGAGGTTGATGAGCATCCAGCGGTCGCCCTCACGCACCAGCACGGCGTGGTGGCGGCTGGCGTCCGCTCCGCGCAGGCGGATATCGCACCGATCGGAGCGTCCCAGCGTGAGCACATCCCGCCCCGCGAGATTGACCCGCAGAAGCGCCTCGCCTTCGAATGTTGAAATCACCAGTTCCGGCATGGCGGACCCCGGATGATGCATCGAACCGATTGGCCGTCCGGTTGAGCCGGGAAGCGCGGGGCCGCTCGAAATCCGATCGCCCGTCACGATTCCCCGGATCACGCATGGAAAAAGGGGCGGCGGCCGACCCGGAAGGATCGACCCCGCCCCACCGGAGGGCGCGCGGTGGACTCGACCGCGCGGAAGAGAGCACTTCCCCGCTATGCACGTCGTCGTGAGCGGGCGGTTTCCCCACCCTCACCAATGCCGGTGCGCAACGGACCTTGCGCCGCGAGCCGTACTCAATGGCGAGATTGATCCGTCACGGGAAGAGCGGGTCGATCGGCGCCGCCTCCAGGCGCAGCAGGGCGGCCTTGAGCGCGAGCGCGGCGCCGCCGTCGTCGGACGACCCCGCGAAGCCGTGCAGACGACCGTCCGCCGCGACGACGCGGTGGCAGGGAATGATGACCGGCAGCGGGTTGCGCCGCATCGCCTGACCCGCCACGCGGGCGCCGCCCGGGCCGAGTCCGGCCTCGGACGCCAGCCGCGCGTACGACCACGTCCGCCCGCGCGGGATGCGGCGGCAGGCCTCCCAGCAGGCGCGGTAGGCGGGCGGCCCGTCGGGCGTGGGCACATCGTCGAAGCGGACCGACTCGTCGCCGGCCAGCGCGCGGCGCAGACGATCCGCCACGTCGAGCAGCGCCGCATCGGCGCCGGTCGGCATGCCGCGGCCGGCCGCGTTTTCGTCGTCACCCGGCAGCAGCCAGCGGGTGCGAAGCGAGCCGTCCGGCGCGGGACGAACCTCGAGCCGGCCGATGCTCGCCTCGACGATCATGGCGTCCGATGCGGTCTGCTGCGTCATCACGGTGCCGCGCGCCTTTCGCGGATGCCCGCCTCAGCGATCCTCCGCCGGCACGAGCGCGGGGGCGCCGGCCTTCACCTGGGCGCGGCGTGACAGCGTCACCCCATGCATGATGTACAGCACCACCACCACCGCCCCGATGGCCAGCACGAGCGTGAGCGTGAGGCGGCGATTCGACTCGCTGAAGGCCCTGAAACTCTGCGGCGCGGGCTTGTCGAACACCACGCGGTCGGCGGCGGCGTCCTGCTCCTCGAAGTCGTTCTCCACGCGCACGGTGTAGGTGCCGTCGGCGGGAATCCGCACGTCCCACAGGGGCCTGCCATACACGCGCGTGGTCGGAAAGAGCGTGCGCGGGCCGTAGTTCTCCGGATCGTCCTGACCCACCGATCGGTGATGAGCTCGCACCCGCTCGCCGTTGGCGTCGAGCACGAACAGATGCACGTGCCGACCGTCGGGCGGCAGCGTGTCCAGCGGCGACTCATAGAACACCACGTGGTCGCCCGCCGCGAGATCAACCGTGTACGGCTGCCCCAGCGGCACCTTGACGCCCGCCCGCATCCAGCCGTCGAGCCGCAGGTTGGAGAAGATCAGCACGCCCGCGCCGCCCACCATCAGCACCAGCAGGGCCAGCACGGAGAAGATCGTGATCGGGCGGCGTGCGGCGGTCGGCATGGGGCGGCTCCTCACGAGGTCAGGCGATCCGCAGTATAACGTGCCGCGCGGGACGGCTCATTTCAGGGCCGGCTGTCCTCAGTGAAACAGCGGAAACCGCGCGCCCAGCGCCCGCACGTCCTGCCGCACGCGGGCGCACTGGGCCGGGTCGCCGTTCGATCCCATCACGCGGTCCAGCAGCGCCGCCACCTCGCGCATCTCGGCTTCCTTGAAGCCCCGCGTGGTCAGCGCGGGGGTGCCCAGCCGCAGGCCGCTGGTCACCATGGGCGGGCGCGGGTCGTTGGGAATGCCGTTCTTGTTGACGATGATCCCCGCGGATTCCAGCCACTTCTCCGCGTCCGCCCCCGTCAGGTTGGCGTCGCGCTGACGCAGATCGACGAGCATCAGGTGGTTGTCCGTGCCGCCCGAGCAGAGCCGGTAGCCGAGCTTCACGAGAGCGTCCGCCAGCGCCCTGGCGTTCTTCACGATCTGGCGGCAGTAGGTCTTGAACTCGGGCTTGAGCGCCTCGCCGAAGGCCACGGCCTTGGCGGCGATGATGTGCATCAGCGGTCCGCCCTGGCTGCCGGGGAAGACCTTGCGGTCGATCTTCTTCGCCCACTCCTCATCATCGGTGAGAATCAGCCCGCCGCGCGGCCCGCGCAGGGTCTTGTGCGTGGTCGTCGTCACGATGTGCGCGTGGGGGAAGGGCGAGGGATGCTCGCCCGCCGCCACCAGCCCCGCGATGTGCGCGATGTCGGCCATCAGCACCGCGCCCACTTCATCCGCGATCGCCCGAAAGCGCGCGAAGTCGATCACCCGCGGGTACGCCGAGTAGCCGCAGATGATCATCCTGGGCTTGTGCTGGCGCGCCAGCGCGGCGATGGCGTCGTAGTCGAGCGTCTCGGTGGCCGGGTCGAGGTCGTAATCGACGATGGTGTAGAACGTGCCGGAGAAGTTGGGCTTCAGCCCGTGCGACAGGTGCCCGCCGGACTTGATGGGCAGCGAGAGAATGACATCGCCGGGGTTGCACGCCGCCATGAACGCGGCGATGTTGGCGTTGGCCCCGCAGTGCGGCTGCACGTTGGCGAACCTGCAGCCGAAGAGTTTCTTGGCCCGCTCCCGCGCGAGATCCTCCACGCGGTCGTGATGCACGCACCCGCCGTAGTACCGCTTGCCGGGGTAGCCCTCGGCGTACTTGTTGGTCATCCACGTGCCCATGGCGTGCATGACGGCGGTGGAGACGTGGTTCTCACTGGCGATCAGTTCAAGTGTCGTGGCCTGCCGCTCGGCTTCGTCGGCGATGATGCCCGCCGTCTCCGGGTCCTGGGCGCGGAGCAGGTCGAGCAGGGATTCGGACATGGGGTCGAGCCGCGTGTGTGCGGCGGACCCCGCCCCGGTTGACGCGGACGAAGCGGGTGTGATGGTGGCGGATGATGTGTGGGGGGTCATGGTGGGGAATGGTATGGTGAGTGTGCGACGTGCGGCGTGGGCGATGGGTACGGCGGCTTGAGCGAAAGGCGGGATGGTGCGGTTGTGAAGGTCAGGGTGGCGCGGGCAGCGGGTGGTGAGCGCAGTGGCGTCCCCAGGACCGCGTGAGGTCGGCGCGACCCCCTGCGGCGATCGGCGGCGAGTCGGGCTGAATGGAGGGCGGCTGGGTCATGCCCGACGCTCAGGAACCATACAGCAAACGGCCGGGCAGGAGGGAGCGGATCAGCCACTGGCCGACATCGGGGAAGAACTGGGCGACCAGCAGCGCCGCCGCGATGAACGTCAGCAGCGCGAGGATGATCGCCACGGCCAGCGCGTGGGGCAGTCGCAGGTACCGCCGCGCCGCCGCCCACCACCAGAGGATGAATACAAGCCACGGCAGCGTGAGCGCGGCGTGGTCGGTGAGCGTGAGGAAGAGGTTGTTGGCGCCGCCGTTCCAGATCGCCGCCCCCAGCAGGGCGATGCAGGCAATGACCGTCATGCTGGGAATCCACAGCGAGTACGCCGCGATGCGGATGAGGTGAACCGTGCGCACCCGCTTGCGTCCCAGTGTGACGGGGAGGAGCAGCATGGCCAGCGGCATGATCAGGCAGCCGGCGAGGAGCATCCCGAGCAGGATGGCGGCGCGCGGGCCGTGGCGGGCGACGGTCGAGAGGCGAGTCCACCGAAAGTCATTCCGAAACGCCATCGACCAGAGATCGCGCGGGGCGGTGTAGGCGAATGGCCTGCCCAGACTGTTCACCTGCCCGGATGACGTTCGTCCGATGGGGCGAAGAATCGCTTCGAGGACCGCCTGAGTCGGGGAAATCGAGACGCTGTAAGTATTCTTGCTCTGGGCAACGATTTGCAGCGCCTGGATCTGTTGCTGCACTCGCTGCTGGTCCCTTGCTTGCATATCAGCCGGAAGACTTGTCAGGTACGACTGATAGGCGGGCGATTGAACGTACGCCTGAACTTTCGCCAGTTGTGCAGCCGCCGCCGTCGGGTTTGGCAGACTCGCCACATGGATCTGACGAACCGTCAGCGCCAGCGTCGTCTGAGTCGTCACATACGCCAGCAGCAGGGGGAGCAGAAGAAAGAGCACGTACACCGCCAGCCGCCGCCAGCGGATGTTGTGCGTCATGCTCAGCCGCCCCCAGAACCGCCACGGGCTCGTCGATCGCCGCAGCGTGGCCAGGCACGCGCGCGGCACGCGCCAGCGCGAGGGCGTGAACTCCACGCACCACAGCGGCTCGTACTTCTCCGGCATCAGCACGTCCGGCCACGACAGCATCAGCCCGCACTCACTGCACACGCCCGTGAGCGGGCAGGATTCGGTCCACGTCGCCACCGTGCCGCGCAGGTCGTAGCCGCAGCGCGGGCAGCGGGTGGTGAGCGTGGGGGCAGGGGTGGGGGGGGCGGGAGTGGGGGGGGCGGGAGTGGGGGGGGCGGGAGTGGTGGGGGCGGGTCGTGATCTGTCGCCGGCCGATGCCGATGGGAACGGAGTCGGCGGCGGCGCATGACTTGCCGCATTTGGCCCGGACTGGCGTTCCCCGTGTGCCATGCGGCGGCGATTGTACCGCACGCCGCGCCCGTTTCACGCCTTGGCCGACGCGATCGGCGGCGGCTTCGGACCCGACTGTTCCGGCAGGGGCCGGATCGTCGCGGCGATCGCCAGCGCCGCCAGGAAGATCGCCAGGTCCTTCAGCAGGTACTGGCCCTCCGGCGTGGGTGCGAGCGGGAACTGCTCGAAGCAGCGCGTGGGGAAGATCAGCAGCGCCAGCACGATGCCCGGCAGGCGGATCGCCAGCAGCAGCACCGACAGCCGCAGCAGCGAGCGGATCATCAGCGACACGCCGATGGCGACCTCCCACCAGCCCAGCAGCGGCACCATCACGTCCGGCGGGCCGAACCAGATGGTGTGGGCGATGATGGAGGTGGTCGTCTCCACGCCGAAGGGCTTGAGCAGCCCGAACCAGATGAACAGCACGCCCAGCGAGATGCGGTGGGCGTCGTGGCCGAAGCGGTGGAGCAGGCCGTGCAGGGCGCGGTCGATGGTGCCGGCCCAGGCGCGAAGGCGTCGATGGGATGCCACGGGGGTCTCCTGAGGCGGGCGGGTGACGCCTTCAGTATCGCGTGGAGTTGGAGCCGGGGCGAGCGGCCGCGTGAAACGATCGGCCCCGGCGGGCGAAGAATCCACGGCGGAGCGCCGATGCGGGCCATCGGCATCAGGAGCCGGGGTTCGGGCTCATTCCGAAAGCGTCCAGGAGAACGAGCGTTGGAGCGTCCTTGGAAGAACCGGAGCGGCTGGGTGCGCCCCAGCGCGGCGCGAGCGACATCGCGACTGGCGGCGGCCCTGGTCGCCGCGTCCGTCCTGCTCACGGGCTGCGCCGATCCGGAGTACGACACCTCCACGCCCGAGCGCACGCTGGCCGCCATGCAGCAGATGGTCAAGGACGGCCGCACCGACCTGCTCAAGCGGGTGATCCACATCGAGCCCCGCGACATCACCTTCGCCGACACGGTGACCGAGGCCAGCGCCATCGAGGACGTGATCGACAAGACGGGCGACCTGCTGGGGCGGCTCTACCGCGTGTCGAGGAAACTCAAGGAGCGCTACCCCAACGACATGGTGGATGAGGCCAACTTCGCCACCACGGGCGGCATCGGCATGCTGCTGGGCGCGGGGGTGGAGAAGACGCTGAGCGAGTTCCTCAAGAATCCCTTCGCGTTCATCGACGACCAGCGCCAGCGGCTGACCGTGATCGACATGGGGGACGGCACCGCCGCCCTGCTGTGGGACGGCGAGCCGCCTTTCGGCGGGCTGGGGCTGCAGATGGTCGAGACGCGACAGGGGTGGAAGATCGACATCCCCGTCGATCTGCCGCCCATCAACCGCTTCCGCCCCGAGACGCGCGAGGAGTGGGCGGTGCTGGCCAACATGATGCTCGCCTTCGAGCGCTCGCTCAAGCACTTCGAGGACAAGCTGGACCGGGGCGAGTTCGGCTCGCTGG includes the following:
- a CDS encoding STAS domain-containing protein, which codes for MQSSGSRLHVTEQNGVTKFEFLDRNILDEANIQQIGEDICQVIDAQPRPRILISFKNVDHLSSAALGTLITINNKVRAKDGQLRLAEIDPQIYEIFVITRLNKMFHIHETSPEAMASFA
- a CDS encoding ATP-binding protein, whose amino-acid sequence is MSPDAARLVLPSRRDDVEAALQRIMRDVECCGMGRAECFAVRLALEEALSNALRHGNQNDPAKHITLAYRVTPDSVEVEVEDEGSGFVPDAVPDPTLDENIVIPSGRGLMLMRAYMSEVCYNDRGNRVYLRYNRSG
- a CDS encoding FHA domain-containing protein, translating into MYELHVCSRKGEVLRQFALGDKQEVIVGRDESCDIRINAQSVSREHCSIEAEGDDLIVRDLGSKAGMKVNGSRVEKVRVEDGVEIEVGPAVLKFFDAGL
- a CDS encoding FHA domain-containing protein, with the translated sequence MPILVMTDESDRTLARIELFGRRKLTFGRGFERDLVIDDPAVSRLHGVLYREGEDWCIADAGSRTGTVVDGERVRWKRLKPGRTARVGGVRLRIESDNIDVAEFPPFIEEATIENDADGDPSARTSAFLSEPDDFLPMTDEES
- a CDS encoding FHA domain-containing protein, producing the protein MHHPGSAMPELVISTFEGEALLRVNLAGRDVLTLGRSDRCDIRLRGADASRHHAVLVREGDRWMLINLSAARGMYDDERPVDRAVMQEDRPIRIGRVYAWLIGAATASDAPWSDAAATWVGESFRAVA
- a CDS encoding MGMT family protein translates to MTQQTASDAMIVEASIGRLEVRPAPDGSLRTRWLLPGDDENAAGRGMPTGADAALLDVADRLRRALAGDESVRFDDVPTPDGPPAYRACWEACRRIPRGRTWSYARLASEAGLGPGGARVAGQAMRRNPLPVIIPCHRVVAADGRLHGFAGSSDDGGAALALKAALLRLEAAPIDPLFP
- a CDS encoding serine hydroxymethyltransferase, translating into MSESLLDLLRAQDPETAGIIADEAERQATTLELIASENHVSTAVMHAMGTWMTNKYAEGYPGKRYYGGCVHHDRVEDLARERAKKLFGCRFANVQPHCGANANIAAFMAACNPGDVILSLPIKSGGHLSHGLKPNFSGTFYTIVDYDLDPATETLDYDAIAALARQHKPRMIICGYSAYPRVIDFARFRAIADEVGAVLMADIAHIAGLVAAGEHPSPFPHAHIVTTTTHKTLRGPRGGLILTDDEEWAKKIDRKVFPGSQGGPLMHIIAAKAVAFGEALKPEFKTYCRQIVKNARALADALVKLGYRLCSGGTDNHLMLVDLRQRDANLTGADAEKWLESAGIIVNKNGIPNDPRPPMVTSGLRLGTPALTTRGFKEAEMREVAALLDRVMGSNGDPAQCARVRQDVRALGARFPLFH
- a CDS encoding DoxX family membrane protein, whose protein sequence is MASHRRLRAWAGTIDRALHGLLHRFGHDAHRISLGVLFIWFGLLKPFGVETTTSIIAHTIWFGPPDVMVPLLGWWEVAIGVSLMIRSLLRLSVLLLAIRLPGIVLALLIFPTRCFEQFPLAPTPEGQYLLKDLAIFLAALAIAATIRPLPEQSGPKPPPIASAKA